The Mustela erminea isolate mMusErm1 chromosome 18, mMusErm1.Pri, whole genome shotgun sequence genome has a window encoding:
- the LOC116577933 gene encoding transmembrane protein 11, mitochondrial-like, with the protein FDETARWITVGNCLHKTTVLVGTAYLFTPLALPLDYSHYISLPAGVLSLACCTLHSISWRFDPCCKYQVEYDAYKLSRLPLHTLTSSTPAVLVRKDDLHRKRLHNTIALAALVYCVKIYELCAV; encoded by the coding sequence TTCGACGAGACGGCCCGCTGGATCACCGTGGGCAACTGCCTGCACAAGACCACCGTGCTGGTGGGCACCGCCTATCTCTTCACCCCGCTGGCCCTGCCCTTGGATTACTCCCACTACATCTCGCTGCCCGCCGGCGTGCTCAGCCTGGCCTGCTGCACCCTCCACAGCATCTCCTGGCGGTTTGACCCCTGCTGCAAGTACCAGGTGGAGTACGACGCCTACAAACTGTCCCGTCTGCCCTTGCACACACTCACTTCCTCCACCCCGGCGGTGCTGGTCCGGAAGGACGACTTGCACAGAAAGAGACTGCACAACACGATAGCACTGGCCGCCCTGGTGTACTGTGTAAAGATTTACGAACTCTGTGCCGTATGA